From a region of the Terriglobia bacterium genome:
- a CDS encoding ankyrin repeat domain-containing protein translates to MKGFILAVFCMTAVVGPALGAPPETTSLAGLIQAGNRKTALDRIRTGGADVNEAQPDGTRPIHWAVYRVDYEVLDALIAKKAKVDVTNEFGSTPLAEAVKLADARMVKTLLGAGAPVEGANQDGETALMLAIKTAELPIVEMLVKAGANVNTVEKFQNQTPLMWAAAAPKNAAEMVKLLLSKGADVKPRALYTDWPNQISSEPRAQYRPVGGLTALLYAARNGCYDCVESLLGAGADVNVPSPEGVTPLMVALDNDHNDVARLLLDRGANPTISDWWGRTALYITIDRKESAGGGRGGAGGRGGGVRGGAGGGGGRGSAAASRGSGPAVSGREAQARQREASSGEAQARQREASNMDIVNTLLAADVDPNPELNMHRPSRGGNSGRFAEEQLNTGCTPLFRATQAGDMEVIRALLARGANPNINAMGFTPFLLAAGVDPGGRGGGGAPNTTLLDLMIQHGADVNAQVTGTRTYSMRISYHPPPDKEGASALHEAVQAGRTDLVRYLLEKGASPELVDANGKKPIDLVAAGGNGGNGGGRGRGGAPPPDAAGGNSAARGAGGRGGAGGGGVNPAAAAEIRAMLQTAASKK, encoded by the coding sequence GTGAAGGGTTTCATTCTCGCCGTTTTCTGTATGACTGCTGTCGTCGGACCGGCCTTAGGCGCGCCGCCTGAAACGACGTCCCTCGCAGGTCTCATTCAAGCCGGAAACCGCAAGACGGCGCTCGATCGGATTCGCACCGGCGGAGCGGATGTGAACGAAGCGCAACCGGACGGCACCCGCCCGATCCACTGGGCGGTCTACCGGGTGGACTATGAGGTGCTCGACGCGCTGATCGCGAAGAAGGCGAAAGTGGATGTCACCAATGAGTTCGGGTCCACACCGCTCGCCGAGGCTGTCAAGCTGGCCGATGCCCGGATGGTGAAGACGCTGCTGGGTGCCGGAGCGCCCGTTGAGGGCGCGAATCAGGACGGCGAGACTGCCTTAATGCTGGCGATTAAAACGGCGGAACTGCCCATCGTCGAAATGCTGGTCAAAGCCGGCGCCAATGTGAACACGGTTGAGAAGTTTCAAAACCAAACGCCTTTGATGTGGGCTGCCGCCGCTCCAAAAAATGCGGCCGAGATGGTAAAGCTGCTCCTTTCCAAAGGCGCCGACGTCAAGCCTCGCGCGCTCTATACCGACTGGCCGAACCAGATTTCCTCGGAGCCCCGCGCTCAGTATCGTCCCGTCGGGGGACTGACCGCGCTGTTGTATGCCGCCCGCAACGGCTGCTATGACTGCGTCGAGTCGCTGCTCGGGGCCGGTGCCGACGTCAATGTGCCGTCGCCGGAAGGCGTCACTCCGCTGATGGTCGCCTTAGATAACGATCATAATGATGTCGCCAGACTGTTGCTGGATCGTGGAGCGAATCCAACTATCTCGGATTGGTGGGGACGCACGGCCCTCTACATCACTATCGATAGAAAGGAATCTGCCGGCGGCGGGCGAGGTGGAGCGGGAGGCCGCGGAGGTGGTGTCCGCGGAGGTGCTGGTGGAGGTGGTGGCCGTGGGTCTGCCGCAGCTTCTCGCGGCTCGGGTCCGGCTGTTTCCGGCCGCGAAGCGCAAGCGCGACAGCGCGAAGCCTCAAGTGGCGAAGCGCAAGCGCGACAGCGCGAAGCCTCAAATATGGACATCGTCAACACGCTGTTGGCCGCGGATGTCGATCCCAATCCGGAGCTCAATATGCATCGCCCCAGCCGGGGCGGCAATAGCGGACGCTTTGCGGAAGAACAATTGAACACGGGATGCACGCCTTTGTTTCGCGCAACCCAGGCCGGCGACATGGAAGTCATTCGAGCTCTTCTGGCCAGGGGCGCCAACCCCAACATCAATGCCATGGGCTTCACGCCGTTCCTGCTGGCGGCCGGCGTTGATCCGGGTGGCCGCGGAGGCGGCGGTGCGCCGAACACCACGCTTCTGGACCTGATGATCCAACACGGCGCCGATGTGAATGCTCAGGTCACCGGCACGAGGACCTATTCCATGCGGATCTCCTACCATCCTCCTCCGGACAAAGAAGGTGCGTCGGCTCTCCACGAGGCGGTGCAGGCGGGCCGGACGGACCTGGTTCGTTACCTTCTGGAGAAGGGAGCCAGTCCCGAGCTCGTCGATGCCAACGGCAAGAAGCCGATCGATCTGGTTGCCGCCGGCGGCAATGGCGGCAATGGCGGAGGCCGAGGCCGAGGCGGAGCTCCGCCGCCTGATGCTGCAGGGGGCAACAGTGCCGCGCGCGGAGCCGGAGGTCGTGGAGGCGCTGGGGGTGGAGGCGTCAACCCGGCGGCTGCAGCCGAGATTCGAGCGATGCTGCAAACCGCGGCGTCGAAGAAGTAA
- a CDS encoding HlyD family efflux transporter periplasmic adaptor subunit yields the protein MRVSIREAAIAVIAGILLSAAGAFWMLKTQRVIAFTPAPTSTPAVYHDKTDPDKPVYRDQAVNHGDAIFAAQGRIEGLHEAVQVGSAVTGVLDQMLYHEGDFVEKGRVLAHIDCRPTESERMVARAELDATAAGHQRLLRGSRTEERLEAEANTAAAADTMERAKQHFERLDSLLKKTSETPENRDQALRDFQVAVEQHKAAAQREHLVKAGPLPEEIAKSEAQVRAAQSHLDQLERQLDLCVVRAPVSGTVLRVFKHVGEAYSTVFPEPILSLDDTSGFRVRAEVDERDINRVFAGQKAEITADAFDGKSVAGRVEVIGAEMGRKKARSADPAERSDRDILEVLITLDGTDLKLVPELRVTVQFFPKP from the coding sequence GTGAGAGTGTCAATTAGAGAGGCGGCAATCGCCGTCATCGCAGGGATCCTTCTATCGGCGGCCGGTGCGTTCTGGATGCTGAAAACCCAGCGGGTCATAGCGTTTACACCGGCACCAACGTCGACACCCGCGGTCTATCACGACAAAACCGATCCCGACAAACCGGTTTATCGCGACCAGGCCGTGAATCACGGCGACGCGATCTTCGCAGCGCAAGGCCGCATCGAAGGATTGCACGAAGCGGTTCAGGTCGGATCTGCTGTCACCGGTGTGCTGGACCAAATGCTATATCACGAGGGTGACTTCGTCGAAAAAGGACGAGTCCTCGCTCACATCGATTGCCGGCCTACGGAATCCGAGCGAATGGTGGCTCGCGCCGAACTGGACGCGACCGCGGCCGGCCACCAACGTCTCTTACGCGGGAGCCGGACGGAAGAGCGGTTGGAGGCTGAGGCGAATACGGCTGCGGCCGCGGACACGATGGAGCGCGCGAAGCAGCATTTCGAGAGACTCGACTCCTTATTGAAAAAAACCTCGGAGACGCCGGAGAACCGCGATCAGGCGTTACGCGATTTTCAGGTTGCGGTCGAGCAGCACAAAGCTGCGGCACAGCGCGAGCATCTCGTCAAGGCCGGCCCACTGCCGGAAGAAATTGCCAAGTCCGAGGCGCAGGTACGCGCTGCGCAGAGCCACCTGGATCAACTGGAACGGCAACTGGATCTTTGCGTGGTCAGAGCTCCGGTTTCCGGCACCGTGCTCCGCGTCTTCAAGCATGTCGGTGAGGCCTACAGTACCGTCTTCCCGGAACCGATCCTGAGCCTCGACGACACTTCCGGCTTTCGAGTTCGCGCCGAAGTGGACGAGCGTGACATCAATCGCGTTTTCGCCGGGCAGAAAGCGGAAATCACCGCCGATGCTTTCGACGGCAAATCGGTCGCCGGCCGCGTTGAAGTGATTGGAGCAGAAATGGGAAGGAAGAAGGCGCGAAGCGCCGATCCCGCGGAAAGAAGCGACCGCGACATTCTGGAAGTCCTCATCACCTTGGACGGCACGGACCTGAAGCTCGTTCCCGAGTTGCGCGTCACCGTCCAGTTCTTCCCAAAACCGTAG
- a CDS encoding MBL fold metallo-hydrolase: protein MNRREVLKGAVGVFTMWTSSRVLNAQQAPGGVHRLTDKMAVLDGGGSNVLACSTAEGLVLVDGGAPKSGGQVMAALNALAPGAKVQTLFNTHYHSDQTGNNEVFSAAGAKIIAHKHTLEWMSSDHWVAAEERYETARPKAARPSETFLTNGSLKTGGEQIDYGYLTLAHTNGDIYVFFRNSNVLAVGDVASPLRDPALDYYTGAWIGGRVDAMDIVLKLAANEQTRIVPAYGPVMSKAEFKAERDMMEEVRDRLFKQVREGDGPKDMLDEGVLKGLARTWQDPSKFLYDAAKGCWAHHDKLGPNVV, encoded by the coding sequence GTGAATCGCAGGGAAGTCTTGAAGGGCGCCGTTGGGGTGTTCACGATGTGGACATCCTCCCGCGTTCTCAACGCGCAACAGGCACCTGGCGGCGTCCACCGTTTGACGGACAAGATGGCGGTGCTGGATGGCGGCGGAAGCAATGTGCTGGCTTGTTCCACCGCTGAAGGACTGGTGCTGGTCGACGGCGGCGCTCCGAAGTCCGGCGGCCAGGTGATGGCGGCGCTGAACGCTCTGGCCCCGGGCGCCAAAGTGCAAACGCTCTTCAATACGCATTATCACAGCGATCAGACCGGCAACAATGAGGTGTTCTCGGCGGCGGGAGCGAAAATCATCGCGCACAAGCACACCCTGGAGTGGATGTCGTCCGACCACTGGGTCGCCGCCGAAGAGCGCTATGAAACAGCCCGTCCGAAAGCTGCGCGTCCCAGCGAGACGTTTCTGACCAACGGTTCCCTGAAAACGGGCGGCGAGCAGATCGACTACGGCTATCTGACTCTGGCCCACACGAACGGCGACATTTACGTCTTCTTCAGGAATTCGAATGTTCTTGCGGTGGGCGACGTCGCCTCGCCACTGCGCGATCCGGCGCTCGATTATTACACCGGAGCGTGGATCGGAGGCCGCGTGGATGCGATGGATATTGTCCTGAAGCTCGCCGCAAATGAACAAACGCGAATCGTGCCCGCCTACGGGCCCGTTATGTCGAAAGCGGAATTCAAGGCGGAGCGGGACATGATGGAAGAGGTTCGGGACCGCCTGTTCAAACAGGTTCGGGAAGGCGACGGTCCCAAGGACATGCTGGACGAAGGCGTTCTGAAAGGCCTCGCGCGAACCTGGCAAGATCCGTCCAAGTTCCTGTATGACGCGGCCAAGGGTTGCTGGGCGCACCATGACAAACTGGGCCCCAATGTGGTTTAG
- a CDS encoding FtsX-like permease family protein has protein sequence MRIAWRNLAHDKVRFIVTIIGVAFSVFLTIFQGSLLAGFIRAASKNIDATDGDIWLTARGLNCFEFATSLPSRYVEISRGIPGVHEARRIVAGYANWRKPSGSSQLVFLIGADAGIGHDFPLPLLHSARPAISPETVTIDATDAKLLEVSSLPADLEINNLRATVAKAADGFGSFFGAPYVYTGYADAARYLQVPPENVSFIVLRISPRNSPSVVKRELQRRLPDIDVWTREEFSAHSQTFWVLQTGAGGAILVAAILGFVVGFVVVSQNMYAMTMEKLEEFATLKALGASPWYVRRIVLQQALISGFAGSLIGVLLTLPGVAATQRTISWIYMPWWLPYAMGSTGLLMSALASLAALRRALSIDPARVFRA, from the coding sequence ATGCGGATCGCCTGGCGAAATCTGGCGCACGACAAAGTTCGATTCATTGTCACGATCATCGGGGTCGCTTTTTCAGTCTTCCTGACCATCTTTCAGGGCAGCCTGCTGGCGGGGTTTATTCGGGCTGCATCCAAGAACATCGATGCGACGGACGGGGATATCTGGCTGACCGCTCGCGGTTTGAATTGCTTTGAATTTGCCACTTCCTTGCCATCGCGATACGTGGAGATCTCGCGCGGCATCCCGGGAGTACATGAAGCGCGCCGGATCGTGGCCGGTTATGCGAATTGGCGGAAGCCGTCGGGTTCATCCCAGCTCGTATTTCTGATCGGTGCCGATGCGGGCATCGGACATGATTTCCCGCTGCCGCTCCTCCATAGTGCCCGGCCGGCAATTTCTCCGGAAACGGTGACGATCGACGCCACCGACGCGAAACTGCTGGAAGTGTCGTCATTACCGGCGGACCTGGAGATCAATAACCTGAGGGCTACCGTGGCCAAGGCGGCCGACGGATTCGGATCATTTTTTGGCGCGCCCTACGTTTATACCGGTTACGCCGACGCTGCGAGGTACCTGCAAGTGCCCCCCGAGAACGTTTCGTTCATCGTGCTGCGAATATCGCCCCGGAATTCTCCTTCTGTGGTGAAGCGTGAACTGCAACGGCGCCTGCCCGACATCGATGTCTGGACCCGGGAGGAATTCTCGGCCCATTCACAGACATTCTGGGTTCTGCAGACCGGCGCCGGCGGAGCGATTCTGGTCGCGGCGATACTGGGCTTCGTGGTGGGTTTTGTCGTCGTGTCGCAGAACATGTACGCCATGACGATGGAGAAGCTCGAGGAGTTTGCCACCTTGAAAGCGCTCGGCGCCTCGCCCTGGTATGTCCGCCGTATCGTGCTGCAGCAGGCGCTCATCAGCGGCTTCGCAGGATCGTTGATCGGCGTCTTGCTGACGCTTCCGGGCGTAGCTGCAACGCAAAGAACGATTTCATGGATCTATATGCCATGGTGGCTGCCATATGCCATGGGTTCGACGGGCCTGCTCATGTCTGCGCTCGCCTCGCTGGCCGCGCTCCGAAGAGCTTTGTCGATAGATCCTGCGCGGGTGTTCCGTGCTTAA
- a CDS encoding ABC transporter ATP-binding protein, which yields MLNSIQVENVTVGYMAGRSRQVALDDISLVLHPNEFTLIMGPSGSGKTTLLSILGCLLTPDAGRVTMLGQDVGSLRDKQKTRFRRNHVGFIFQAFRLLSSLTALENVLVAMDIQGVRGHHARELALEGLAAVGLSGKKHLRPDQLSGGEKQRVAIARAIAADVPIILADEPTASLDAASGKQVIELLAALAQKPNRFVVMVSHDYRWKHYAGRIVTLEDGNLAADERITSESVN from the coding sequence GTGCTTAACTCGATCCAGGTGGAAAACGTCACGGTCGGATACATGGCCGGCCGCAGCCGTCAGGTTGCGCTCGACGATATCTCGCTTGTTCTCCATCCCAACGAATTTACTTTGATCATGGGACCTTCCGGCAGCGGCAAAACGACATTGCTTTCTATTCTGGGATGCCTGCTGACGCCGGATGCCGGCCGGGTCACAATGCTCGGTCAGGATGTCGGAAGTCTCCGTGACAAGCAAAAGACCAGGTTCCGGCGCAATCACGTAGGGTTCATTTTTCAGGCGTTCCGGCTCCTTAGTTCTTTGACGGCATTGGAAAATGTGCTCGTCGCGATGGATATTCAGGGTGTCCGCGGTCACCATGCGCGTGAGCTGGCTTTGGAAGGGCTTGCAGCCGTCGGATTATCCGGGAAGAAACACCTGAGGCCCGACCAATTGAGTGGAGGCGAAAAACAGCGAGTTGCGATCGCGAGGGCAATTGCGGCGGATGTCCCGATCATCCTGGCGGATGAGCCCACAGCTTCCCTCGATGCCGCTTCGGGAAAACAGGTCATCGAACTGCTTGCGGCTCTGGCGCAGAAGCCGAACCGGTTTGTTGTGATGGTCAGTCACGATTATCGCTGGAAACATTACGCCGGCCGCATCGTTACCCTCGAAGACGGCAACCTCGCCGCAGATGAAAGGATCACCAGTGAGAGTGTCAATTAG